A genome region from Arachis duranensis cultivar V14167 chromosome 8, aradu.V14167.gnm2.J7QH, whole genome shotgun sequence includes the following:
- the LOC107462935 gene encoding uncharacterized protein LOC107462935: MGKKSKLKEHSGKEHCSSTLFVSNLPYSFSNSQLEETFSEIGPVRRCFMVTQKGSTQHRGFGYVQFAVEEDANRAIELKNGSSVGGRKIAVKHAMPRPPREERQSKPIQVGKTEDDPKSKNDDKDSKDSGEEKAVSISKAEEVQVSNKQRSSKRPMEMRKATLCSDIADDGGGSEKQRVARTVIFGSLINSDMAEDVHRQAKEIGTVCSIKYPLPRKDIELQGLLQDGCALDASAVLFTSVKSARAAVMALHKKEIKGGTVWARQLGGEGSKTQKWKLIIRNLPFKAGEKEIRDVFSSAGYVWDVFIPHKSDTGLSKGFGFVKFTCKQDAENAIQKFNGSKFAKRLIAVDWAVPKKIFSSDSNATEKEQETKDGDSSATDDDVEHIGDDNSSDDDDSDEENPSPMEKEGVPPEVDFDMEVDMTRKVLNNLIASSTKRASAQNDSMLPKENEEPESESDEDVDNKGNNESEKVSGVSNPEISNISNLSNPKQTEDVDLQRTVFINNLPFDCDNEEVKERFSGFGEVEYFVPVLHQVTKRPRGTGFLKFKTTEAANDAIKASNAASGILLKGRPLKVLKALDKKSAHSKELEKAKNEVNDHRNLYLAKEGLILEGTPAAEGVSASDMLKRQQLEKKKKTKLQSPNFHVSRTRLIIYNVPKSMSEKELKKVCIDAVISRATKQKPVIRQIKFLKDAKKGGKVVHEHFSRGVAFVEFSEHQHALVALRVLNNNPETFGPEHRPIVEFALDNVQTLKLRKTRLQFQKQASRDDIEASENGVSSKNEVDTHVKDRKRKTRESGKPMNDLDRNGESGVTVANGNTPEGHKFKKQKGKKSRKAEELPEKENLDALAMKPKKNQDGRSRGRAQLEGQNPSIDTKKATSGNKVDVGSRKRKMQNEQGDQKVSKKRPKKNKQSVGKDAVDKLDMLIEQYRSKFSHKRSEGNDGDKKPSKQLRKWFDV; this comes from the exons ATGGGGAAGAAAAGTAAACTGAAGGAACATAGTGGCAAAGAACATTGTTCCTCGACTCTTTTTGTATCCAACCTGCCATACTCTTTTTCCAACTCCCAG CTTGAGGAGACATTCAGTGAGATTGGACCTGTCAGGCGTTGCTTCATGGTCACTCAGAAGG GGTCAACCCAACATCGTGGCTTTGGTTATGTTCAATT TGCTGTCGAGGAAGATGCTAACCGTGCTATTGAACTGAAGAATGGTTCATCTGTTGGCGGCCGGAAAATTGCAGTGAAGCATGCAATGCCACGTCCTCCCCGTGAAGAACGACAATCGAAACCAATTCAAG TTGGTAAGACAGAAGATGACCCAAAGTCAAAAAATGATGATAAAGACAGCAAAGATTCTGGAGAAGAAAAAGCTGTTTCAATTTCAAAGGCAGAAG AGGTACaagtttcaaataaacaaagaaGCTCAAAGAGGCCCATGGAAATGAGAAAAGCAACTCTTTGTAGTGATATAGCAGATGATGGAGGTGGCTCAGAAAAGCAGAG GGTCGCCAGAACTGTTATATTTGGTAGTCTCATAAATTCCGATATGGCTGAAGATGTTCACCGTCAAGCCAAAGAGATTGGCACTGTGTGTTCTATTAAGTACCCCCTTCCAAGGAAAGATATTGAACTGCAAG GTCTCCTGCAAGATGGCTGTGCTTTGGATGCTTCAGCTGTTCTCTTTACAAGTGTAAAGTCAGCTCGAGCTGCTGTTATGGCATTACATAAAAAGGAGATCAAAGGGGGAACTGTTTGGGCACGGCAACTGGGTGGAGAG GGTTCCAAGACTCAGAAATGGAAGCTTATCATCAGAAACCTTCCTTTCAAG GCTGGTGAAAAGGAAATAAGGGATGTGTTTTCCTCTGCAGGGTATGTGTGGGACGTATTTATTCCACACAAGTCAGATACAGG GCTATCCAAGGGTTTTGGATTTGTGAAATTCACCTGCAAGCAAGATGCAGAAAAT GCCATTCAAAAGTTTAATGGATCCAAATTTGCAAAACGGCTCATAGCTGTTGATTGGGCTGTTCCAAAAAAGATATTTAGTAGTGATTCAAATGCCACTGAAAAAG AACAAGAGACAAAAGATGGAGATAGTAGTGCCACTGATGACGATGTTGAGCACATTGGTGATGATAACTCTAGTGATGACGATGATAGTGATGAAGAAAACCCTAGTCCCATGGAGAAGGAAGGTGTTCCTCCTGAAGTTGATTTTGATATGGAAGTAGACATGACTAGAAAGGTTCTTAACAACTTGATTGCATCCTCCACAAAAAGAGCATCAGCGCAGAATGATTCTATGTTGcccaaagaaaatgaagagcCAGAATCAGAGTCAGACGAAGATGTAGATAATAAAGGAAATAATGAGTCCGAAAAAGTTTCAGGTGTTTCTAATCCTGAAATTTCCAACATAAGCAATTTATCAAATCCTAAGCAAACAGAAGATGTTGATTTGCAGCGAACAGTTTTCATAAATAATCTTCCTTTTGATTGTGATAATGAGGAAGTGAAGGAACGGTTCTCTGGATTTGGGGAAGTAGAATACTTTGTTCCAGTTTTACACCAAGTCACCAA ACGTCCAAGAGGAACTGGTTTTCTTAAGTTTAAAACCACAGAAGCAGCTAATGATGCAATTAAAGCATCAAATGCTGCTTCAGGTATTCTGCTGAAAGGTAGACCATTGAAAGTTTTGAAGGCTCTGGATAAGAAATCAGCCCATAGCAAGGAACTCGAGAAGGCAAAGAATGAGGTTAATGATCATCGCAATCTTTACCTGGCAAAG GAAGGACTCATCCTGGAGGGAACTCCAGCAGCTGAAGGGGTTTCGGCCAGTGATATGTTAAAACGCCAACA gttagaaaagaaaaagaagacaaaGCTTCAGTCaccaaattttcatgtttcaagAACAAGACTTATCATCTACAATGTACCGAAGTCAATGTCTGAAAAAGAACTAAAGAAAGTTTGCATTGATGCAGTCATCTCTAGAGCTACCAAGCAAAAACCTGTGATTCGGCAG ATAAAGTTCTTGAAAGATGCTAAGAAAGGAGGAAAGGTTGTCCATGAACATTTTTCACGTGGAGTTGCGTTTGTTGAGTTTTCAGAGCATCAACATGCCCTTGTGGCTCTGAGAGTTCTAAACAATAATCCTG AAACTTTTGGTCCTGAACACCGGCCAATTGTGGAGTTCGCTCTTGATAATGTTCAAACACTGAAACTCCGGAAGACAAGGCTACAATTCCAAAAGCAAGCCTCTCGTGATGACATCGAAGCTAGTGAAAATGGTGTATCCAGCAAAAACGAAGTTGACACACATGTGAAGGACAGGAAACGGAAAACTCGGGAGAGTGGCAAACCAATGAATGATTTGGATAGAAATGGTGAATCAGGTGTTACAGTGGCAAATGGAAACACCCCAGAAGGACACAAATTCAAGAAACAGAAAGGCAAAAAAAGTAGAAAGGCTGAAGAATTACCAGAGAAAGAGAATTTGGATGCCTTGGCCATGAAACCAAAGAAAAACCAAGATGGCCGGAGCCGTGGTCGTGCACAACTTGAAGGTCAAAACCCTTCCATTGACACCAAGAAAGCAACATCAGGAAACAAGGTAGAtgttggatcaagaaaaaggaagatgcAAAACGAACAAGGAGACCAAAAGGTTTCTAAGAAACGTCCAAAAAAGAATAAACAATCAGTTGGAAAAGACGCGGTAGACAAGCTTGACATGCTTATAGAACAATATAGATCGAAGTTCTCACACAAACGTTCCGAAGGGAATGACGGTGACAAAAAACCATCCAAACAGCTTAGAAAGTGGTTTGATGTATAA
- the LOC107462893 gene encoding uncharacterized protein LOC107462893, producing MAEQSSAAMNDREPELKQNEHQNSNSNNKIETNNADGGNKKKSSSDPDLFCCLLQPATAEGDPEYIGIRRLLLHRKAKAGLLSRRDWRCNGKTYVAYRNYISRPKNWESSRVPSLQSTPGNSGRWMSSPNPFSRWSEADSWTSSRDVQTPNPASNNRASFGSSVSDSDRPRHRGVEPGYSFIGMHCIFDQCKAAVTVIKFGHMSSDLLAYGASDGTLTVCSVSETPTVIKQLNGHSKDVTDFDFTSNNQYVASSSLDKTVRVWEIGKGICIRVIYGVSSQLCIRFHPVNNNFLSVGNSHREINVFNFSTGRIINSSVFDSEVTAMDINHTGNLIFCGDAQGCIYSVNMNSHTGVLSRAHRYRSSSRHKSPVTTVQYRSFSLLAGGPVLLTCTQDGNLSFFSVALETQGYLTIRCSLKLAPRTHKIQASFCPLLSLEKGEFIVAGSEDSNVYFYDLTRPKHTCVNKLQGHRFPVLGIAWNHGENFLATSDFYGIVIVWKRAKLCEDNVLVKQDLGFCIVNIASTLCPM from the exons ATGGCGGAGCAGAGCAGCGCCGCCATGAACGACCGCGAACCAGAGCTCAAACAGAACGAACACCAAaacagcaacagcaacaacaaaatCGAAACCAACAACGCCGACGGCGGcaacaagaagaagagcagCTCAGATCCAGACTTGTTCTGCTGCTTGTTGCAACCCGCAACCGCCGAAGGCGATCCCGAATACATCGGCATCCGCCGCCTCCTCCTTCACCGGAAGGCCAAGGCCGGACTTCTCAGCCGCAGA GATTGGAGATGCAATGGAAAAACTTATGTGGCATACAGGAATTATATATCTAGGCCCAAGAACTGGGAAAGTTCACGTGTCCCAAGTCTGCAGAGTACTCCAGGAAACag TGGTCGATGGATGTCATCTCCAAATCCCTTCTCCCGCTGGTCTGAGGCAGACAGCTGGACTTCTAGTCGG GATGTGCAAACTCCAAATCCAGCATCCAATAATAGAGCAAGTTTTGGTTCAAGTGTAAGTGATTCTGATCGTCCACGGCATCGGGGGGTTGAGCCTGGCTATTCTTTTATTGGCATGCATTGCATCTTTGATCAGTGCAAAGCCGCTG TTACTGTGATAAAGTTTGGACACATGAGTTCTGATCTACTAGCTTATGGAGCATCAGATGGAACCTTGACTGTTTGCAGTGTTTCTGAGACACCTACGGTCATCAAACAGTTAAATGGGCACTCTAAAGATGTTACAG ATTTTGATTTTACATCAAACAACCAGTATGTTGCATCATCTTCATTGGATAAAACTGTGAGAGTATGGGAGATAGGAAAAGGCATTTGCATACGGGTGATATATGGAGTTTCTTCGCAATTGTGCATCCGTTTTCACCCT GTAAATAACAATTTCCTATCAGTTGGCAATTCACACAGGGAAATCAAT GTGTTCAATTTTAGCACTGGAAGGATAATTAATTCATCAGTATTTGACAGTGAAGTTACCGCCATGGACATTAATCATACAGGAAACCTCATATTTTGTGGGGATGCACAG GGATGTATATACTCAGTAAATATGAACTCCCACACAGGTGTGTTATCCCGCGCTCATCGTTACCGAAGTAGCAGCAGACACAAATCTCCTGTAACAACAGTGCAGTATCGGAGTTTTTCTTTACTGGCTGGAGGACCCGTATTGTTGACCTGTACTCAGGACGGAAACCTGTCTTTCTTCAG TGTGGCTTTGGAGACACAAGGTTATTTAACTATACGATGCTCACTCAAGTTAGCCCCACGTACACACAAAATTCAAGCTTCTTTCTGCCCCCTTCTTTCCTTAGAAAAAGGGGAGTTCATAG TTGCTGGAAGTGAAGACTCAAATGTCTACTTCTATGATTTAACTCGGCCAAAGCATACTTGTGTAAACAAGCTGCAG ggTCATCGGTTTCCTGTCCTCGGAATTGCTTGGAACCACGGAGAAAACTTTTTGGCTACATCTGATTTTTATGGCATAGTAATTGTTTGGAAGAGAGCAAAGCTTTgc gAAGATAATGTATTAgtgaaacaagatttgggattttGTATTGTAAACATTGCATCGACGTTGTGCCCCATGTAA